The Clostridiisalibacter paucivorans DSM 22131 region TCTAAAATTACAGGATTACCTATGCAAATATCTCATCTTGGTAGCTGTACTGCATATGGGATGATGAAAGAATCTCTAGAAGTGATTCAAAAGGCCATAGATGATGGAGTAGATGTTAAGGCGGATTGCTATCCTTACGATGCCTTTAGTACTAAGATAGGTTCAGCCGTATTTGATGAAGGTTGTCTTGAATTATGGAATAAATCTTACAATGATATATTGCTTACTGAGACGCCATACAAAGGCATGAGATGCGATGAAAATATGTTTTATGATGCCAGGGAAAATCACCCTGAAATGCTAGCTGTGGCATTTGTTATGAATGAAGATGAAGTAATAGAGGCAATAAAGGCTCCTTTTGTCATGGTAGCCAGTGATGGTATATATAATAGGGGGCAGGGACATCCTCGGGGAGCAGGTACTTTTCCTAGAGTTTTAGGTAGATTTGTTAGAGAACAGGAAGCATTATCCCTTATAGAGGCTGTAAGGAAGATGACATCTATGCCAGCAAAGAGATTGGGACTTAAATCAAAGGGAAAAATAAAGCCTGAATTTGATGCAGATATTGTTATATTTAATCAAGACACCATAATAGATGGAGCAACATTTGAAAATCCTACATTACCACCTAATGGCATAGATTATGTTATAGTTAATGGGCAAATAGCAGTAAAAGAAAATAAAATTATTAATGGAAGGATAGGAAGAGTTATAAAAAGAGAGGAATTATAATATAGGGGGGCGTTAATATATGAAGGAAGATATAAAGAATATTATAAAGGATATAAAAGAAGAATTGATAGAACTTAGTGAATATATCTATAAAAATCCTGAATTAGGATATGAAGAATATAAGGCCTGTGATGTCCATGAGAGACTACTTCAGGAACATGGTTTTAAAGTAGAAAAAGAGTATATGGGTATGGAGACAGCATTTAGGGCTGTATTTGATAGTGGAAAAGAAGGACCTACTGTGGCATATTTATCAGAATACGATGCCCTTCCTGATATAGGCCATGGATGTGGGCATAATATTCTGGGGACTACAAGTACTGGTGCAGGAATAGCCCTTAGCAAATTTTTAAAGGATTTGGGAGGTAAAGTGGTAGTTTTTGGGACTCCAGCCGAGGAAACCAGTGGAGGTAAGGTTTATATGACTGATAATGGTGCATTTGATGATATAGATATTGCATTAATGGCCCATCCTGCTGAAAAGCACTATAAAAGTGGTGCATCTTTGGCTATGGATGCCATAGAATTTGTATTTAGAGGAAGGACAGCCCATGCAGCATCTAACCCTGATAAAGGTATAAATGCTTTGGATGCAGCTATAAATACATTTAATAATATAAATGCAATGAGAGAGCATATACGAACTGATGCAAGGGTACATGGCATTATAAAAGACGGTGGAAGGGCAGCCAATATAGTACCAGATTTAGCAATAGCACAGTTTTATACCAGGGCCACCACAAAGACATATTTAAAAGAATTATCAGAAAGGGTAAAAAATTGTGCTAGAGGTGCATCGTTGGCAGCAGGTACAGAACTTGAGATTAGAAATTATGAGGCATCATATGATAACCTGATAACCAATAGTATTTTATCAGATATATATGTGAAGCATCTTCGTGATATGGGAGTTAAGGATATCCAAGAACCTAAAGAGAGTTTTGGTTCATTAGATGCAGGAAATGTAAGTCATGTATGCCCTACAATACATCCTTATTTTGCAATAAGTGAAAAGGAAATAGTAGCTCATACTAGAGAATTTGCAGAAGAGACTATTAAACCATTTGCCTATAGTCAAATGGTAAAGACTATAGGGGCATTAGTGTGGACAGGATTAGATGTGATAAAAGATAAACAATTGTTAGATAGCATAAAAGCTGAATTTACTAAAGTAGAACCTTAATTATTATGTTATAATGTTGTTGAATACTTGCGGAGGTGATTTTATGGAGTTTAATCTTAGAATAGGTATGGAGGCAGAGGTTGAAGCATTGGTAGATGAGAATTCAACTGCTGCAAAATTTGGAAGTGGTGGTATAGAGGTATATGCTACTCCTATGATGGTGGGGCTTATGGAAAATGCAGCACTTACTGCTGTAGATAAAGAATTGGGAGAAGAGTATTCTACAGTGGGAATAAATGTAAATGTGAATCATATTGCAGCTACACCTGTGGGAATGAAGGTGAAGGCATTGGCTAAATTGGTAAAAATTGAAGGAAAAAAGCTGTATTTTGAGGTAGAGGCCTATGATGAGAAAAAACAGATAGGCAAAGGAAGACATACGAGGTATATAGTGGACTCAAAAAAATTCTTAGAGAAAGTAAAGGAGCTTTAATTATTATGAATAATATAAAGTCTGATATAGAGATAGCCCAAGGGGCAGAGATGGAAACTATAGATAATATTGGAACAAAACTGGGTATAGAAACTAAGTATATTGAATTATATGGAAATTATAAGGGTAAAATATCCAGTGATATATGGAATGAAATAGAGGGTAAAAAAGATGGCAAATTGGTGTTGGTCACTGCTATAAATCCCACTGCAGCAGGAGAAGGAAAGACTACTACTAATGTGGGGTTAAGTATGGCATTGAATAAAATAGGTAAGAAAGCTGTATCTGCATTGAGGGAGCCATCCTTAGGGCCAAGTTTTGGAATAAAGGGTGGAGCAGCTGGTGGAGGATATGCCCAAGTAATTCCTATGGAGGATATAAACTTACATTTTACAGGGGATATACATGCCATTACCACAGCTCACAACTTATTGGCAGCATTGTTAGACAATCACATACATCAAGGTAATAAATTAAATATAGATACTAGAAAGGTTGTATGGAAAAGGGTATTAGATATGAACGATAGAGCCCTTAGGAATATAGTCGTAGGTTTAGGGGGCAAGACAAATGGAGTCCCTAGAGAAGATGGATTTGATATCACAGTGGCATCAGAGATAATGGCAATTTTATGCTTAGCTAACGATTTAATGGATTTGAAAAAGAGATTGGGTAGGATGATAGTTGCATATAATCATGACGATGAACCTATAACAGCAGATGATCTTGAAGCTACAGGCGCATTGACTATTTTACTTAAAGATGCAATAAACCCTAATTTAGTTCAGACATTGGAAAATACCCCTGCCATAATACATGGAGGACCCTTTGCCAATATAGCCCATGGATGCAATAGTGTTATGGCTACAAAATTGGGACTTAAGACTGCTGATTATGTAGTAACTGAGGCAGGATTTGGAGCGGATTTAGGTGCTGAAAAATTCTTTAATATAAAATGTAGATTTGCAAGGCTAAATCCCGATGCCGTAGTTATAGTTGCCACTGTGAGGGCATTGAAGATGCATGGAGGAGTTGCTAAGGCAGATTTGAGCAAGGAAAATATAGAGGCATTGAAGAAGGGCTTTGGGAACTTAGAAAAGCATATTGAGAATATATCTAAATTTGGAGTACCTTCTGTAGTAGCAATCAATAAATTTCCTACAGATACAGAAGGAGAACTTAAATTAATAGAAGACAAATGCAAGAAAATGAATGTGGACGTGGTACTATCAGATGTTTGGGCTAAAGGTGGAGAAGGAGGAATAGCCCTTGCTGAGAAAGTAGTGGAAATATCAGAAAATAAGTCTTCTAACTTTAAACCTATATACGATGAGAATGATACTATTGAAAACAAGATTGAAATCATAGCAAAAGAAATATATGGGGCTAATGGAGTGGAATTTAGTAAAAAGGCCTTAAAGAATATAAAAAAATATAATGATATAGGATTAGATAAATTACCTATATGTATGGCAAAGACTCAATATTCCCTTTCCGATGATCCTTCCCTTTTAGGCAAACCTGAAGGATTTACCATAATAGTAAGGGATATTAGGGCTTCAGCAGGGGCAGGTTTTTTAGTTGCTCTTACGGGAAATATAATGACTATGCCAGGTCTGCCTAGAGTACCTGCTGCAAATAAAATGGATATAGATAAAGATGGAGTGATAGAAGGATTGTTTTAATAAAAGGTTAGTAGTTCGCAACGAGTAGTTAGTAGTTGATGATGAAAAACCTATGAATTTCATCATTAAACTATTAGCTACTAACGGCTAACTACTAACCTTTTTTGTTGTGTTATAATCTACTAAAAACAATGGGAGATTTGCGGATATGAAAGAGAAAATAATAAAATATTTAAAGGACAATAAAGAAAGTTTTATGTCAGGACAACAGATAAGTGAAAAATTAGGAATAAGTAGAACTTCAGTGTGGAAACATATAAATCAATTAAAGGCAGAGGGATATGATATCAAGTCTTTTTCAAGAAAGGGATATAAACTGATGGATATACCTGATATACTTACTGAAGGTGAAATAAAAGATATGCTCAACACGAAATTTATAGGTAAGCATATAGTACATTTTGATACTGTAAAATCTACTAATGTCAAATCAAAGGAGTTAGCAGAAGAAGGTGCATTAGAAGGAACTGTAATTTTAAGCGAAGAACAGATAGGGGGTCGTGGAAGGCTAGGAAGGGATTGGATTTCTCCCAAAGGTAAGGGCATATGGATGTCTGTAATTTTAAAACCAAATATTGATCCAATACATGCGTCTAAAATTACTCAAATAGCAGCGGC contains the following coding sequences:
- a CDS encoding M20 family metallopeptidase — its product is MKEDIKNIIKDIKEELIELSEYIYKNPELGYEEYKACDVHERLLQEHGFKVEKEYMGMETAFRAVFDSGKEGPTVAYLSEYDALPDIGHGCGHNILGTTSTGAGIALSKFLKDLGGKVVVFGTPAEETSGGKVYMTDNGAFDDIDIALMAHPAEKHYKSGASLAMDAIEFVFRGRTAHAASNPDKGINALDAAINTFNNINAMREHIRTDARVHGIIKDGGRAANIVPDLAIAQFYTRATTKTYLKELSERVKNCARGASLAAGTELEIRNYEASYDNLITNSILSDIYVKHLRDMGVKDIQEPKESFGSLDAGNVSHVCPTIHPYFAISEKEIVAHTREFAEETIKPFAYSQMVKTIGALVWTGLDVIKDKQLLDSIKAEFTKVEP
- a CDS encoding thioesterase family protein, whose amino-acid sequence is MEFNLRIGMEAEVEALVDENSTAAKFGSGGIEVYATPMMVGLMENAALTAVDKELGEEYSTVGINVNVNHIAATPVGMKVKALAKLVKIEGKKLYFEVEAYDEKKQIGKGRHTRYIVDSKKFLEKVKEL
- a CDS encoding formate--tetrahydrofolate ligase, whose protein sequence is MNNIKSDIEIAQGAEMETIDNIGTKLGIETKYIELYGNYKGKISSDIWNEIEGKKDGKLVLVTAINPTAAGEGKTTTNVGLSMALNKIGKKAVSALREPSLGPSFGIKGGAAGGGYAQVIPMEDINLHFTGDIHAITTAHNLLAALLDNHIHQGNKLNIDTRKVVWKRVLDMNDRALRNIVVGLGGKTNGVPREDGFDITVASEIMAILCLANDLMDLKKRLGRMIVAYNHDDEPITADDLEATGALTILLKDAINPNLVQTLENTPAIIHGGPFANIAHGCNSVMATKLGLKTADYVVTEAGFGADLGAEKFFNIKCRFARLNPDAVVIVATVRALKMHGGVAKADLSKENIEALKKGFGNLEKHIENISKFGVPSVVAINKFPTDTEGELKLIEDKCKKMNVDVVLSDVWAKGGEGGIALAEKVVEISENKSSNFKPIYDENDTIENKIEIIAKEIYGANGVEFSKKALKNIKKYNDIGLDKLPICMAKTQYSLSDDPSLLGKPEGFTIIVRDIRASAGAGFLVALTGNIMTMPGLPRVPAANKMDIDKDGVIEGLF
- a CDS encoding N-acyl-D-amino-acid deacylase family protein, whose product is MYDLKIVNGKIIDLDANGFIDGDIGIKDGKIVDVGNCPSEGKNTIDAKGKIVSPGFIDIHMHEEKIGYSTDGDDYDIANNMIKMGATTCVAGNCGNNRQSVEEFFDFINKNGSPVNYLSALGHNYLREMVGIDNRYRHATKMEIQKMQDIVKESIGSGIIGISFGLEYSPGVEFEEVIELCRPLKGDRFLISAHYRKDAKYGIKSIDEMIEISKITGLPMQISHLGSCTAYGMMKESLEVIQKAIDDGVDVKADCYPYDAFSTKIGSAVFDEGCLELWNKSYNDILLTETPYKGMRCDENMFYDARENHPEMLAVAFVMNEDEVIEAIKAPFVMVASDGIYNRGQGHPRGAGTFPRVLGRFVREQEALSLIEAVRKMTSMPAKRLGLKSKGKIKPEFDADIVIFNQDTIIDGATFENPTLPPNGIDYVIVNGQIAVKENKIINGRIGRVIKREEL